A window of Myxococcota bacterium genomic DNA:
GCGGGCGTGCCCACGCGCAGGCCGCTGGTGAGCCAGGGCGAGCGCTTCTCGCCGGGCACCGTGCTCTTCGAGGTCGTGATGCCGGCCCGGTCGAGCGTGTCCTGGGCCTTCTTGCCCGAGATCCCGCCTGCGCCGAAGTCGATCACGAACAGGTGGTTGTCGGTGCCGCCCGAGACCAGGCGGAAGCCGCGCGCGGCGACTGACTCGGCGAGCGCGCGCGAGTTGCGCACGATCTGGGCCGCGTAGTCCTTGAACTCCGGCCGCGCGGCCTCGAGCAGCGCGACCGCCTTGCCGGCGATCACGTGCATGAGCGGGCCGCCCTGAGTCAGCGGGAAGACCGCCTTGTCGATCGCCTCGGCGAAGTTCTGGTTGCACAGGACCATGCCGCCGCGCGGTCCGCGCAGCGTCTTGTGAGTGGTGGTGGCGACGATGCCCGCGTGACCCACGGGCGAGGGGTGCACGCCGGCCGCGACCAGGCCCGCGATGTGCGCGATGTCGGCGAACAGCACGGCGCCGACCTCGCGCGCGATCGCGCCGAAGGCCTCGAAGTCGATCGTGCGCGGGTAGGCGCTGTAGCCGGTCTGGATCATCTTGGGCCGGTGCTGCTTGGCGAGCTGGCGCACCTGGTCGTAGTCGATGCGCTGCTCGGGCCCGGCCACGCCGTAGCGCACGAACTCGAAGAACTTGCCCGAGAAATTCACGGGCGAGCCGTGAGTCAGGTGGCCGCCGTGTGACAGCTCCATGCCCAGGATCTTGTCGCCCGGCTCGAGCGCCGCGAAGTACGCCGCCATGTTCGCGCCCGAGCCGGAGTGCGGCTGCACGTTGGCGTGCTCGGCGCCGAACAGGCGCTTGGCGCGCTCGATGGCCAGCACCTCGGCCTCGTCGACGAACTCACAGCCGCCGTAGTAGCGCTTGCCGGGGTAGCCCTCGGCGTACTTGTTGGTGAGCGCGGTGCCCACGGCCTCGAGCACCGCGGGCGAGGTGAAGTTCTCGCTGGCGATCAGCTCGAGGCTGGTCTGCTGCCGGTCGACCTCGCGCGCGATCGAGGCGGCGATCTCGGGGTCGGCGTGGCGGAGCTTCATCGGCGGGGTCCTCCGGGGCTCAGGTGTCGCGATCGTAGCGCGCGATTGCCAGCGTGCCGTTGGTGCCGCCGAAGCCGAACGAGTTCGAGAGCGCCACGCGCACGGGCACCTCGCGCATGACGTTCGGCACGTAGTCGAGGTCGCACTCGGGGTCGGGGTCGGTGAGGTTGATGGTGGGCGGGAGCTTGCCCTGCTTGACCGCCAGCGCCGTGAAGATTCCCTCGATGCCGCCGGCGCCGCCCAGCGCGTGTCCGGTCATCGACTTGGTCGAAGACACCGCCAGGCGCCGGGCGTGCTCGCCGAACACGCGCTTGATGGCGAGTGTCTCGATCTTGTCGTTGAGCTCGGTGCTGGTGCCGTGCGCGTTGATGTAGCCCACCTCTTCGGGGGCGATGCCCGCGTCGCGCAGCGCGGCGCGCATGGAGAGCTGTGCGCCGATGCCGTCCTCGGGCGGCGCGGTCATGTGGTTGGCGTCGCCCGACATGCCGTAGCCGACCACCTCGGCGTGGATGCGCGCGCCGCGCG
This region includes:
- the glyA gene encoding serine hydroxymethyltransferase, with product MKLRHADPEIAASIAREVDRQQTSLELIASENFTSPAVLEAVGTALTNKYAEGYPGKRYYGGCEFVDEAEVLAIERAKRLFGAEHANVQPHSGSGANMAAYFAALEPGDKILGMELSHGGHLTHGSPVNFSGKFFEFVRYGVAGPEQRIDYDQVRQLAKQHRPKMIQTGYSAYPRTIDFEAFGAIAREVGAVLFADIAHIAGLVAAGVHPSPVGHAGIVATTTHKTLRGPRGGMVLCNQNFAEAIDKAVFPLTQGGPLMHVIAGKAVALLEAARPEFKDYAAQIVRNSRALAESVAARGFRLVSGGTDNHLFVIDFGAGGISGKKAQDTLDRAGITTSKSTVPGEKRSPWLTSGLRVGTPALTTRGMREPEMKRIGAWMADVLDRPDDAARIAKIRSEVAELSKSFPLPYTPPV